A region from the Sandaracinus amylolyticus genome encodes:
- a CDS encoding DoxX family protein — MDIALTQQQPVSIAPTKARLWTGRILGGLAALFLLVDGLVKFTTVEGVVEAHARLGIPMHLAPVIGALELACLALYLVPRTSLLGALAFTGFLGGAVAIHVRSETPFWFPLVIAAMLWGSLALRDARVIALLRGK; from the coding sequence ATGGACATCGCACTCACGCAGCAGCAGCCCGTCTCGATCGCGCCGACGAAGGCGCGCCTCTGGACCGGACGCATCCTCGGTGGGCTCGCCGCCCTGTTCCTGCTCGTCGACGGGCTCGTGAAGTTCACGACCGTCGAGGGCGTCGTCGAGGCGCACGCGCGGCTCGGCATCCCGATGCACCTCGCGCCGGTGATCGGCGCGCTCGAGCTCGCGTGCCTCGCGCTCTACCTCGTGCCGCGCACGTCGTTGCTCGGTGCGCTCGCGTTCACCGGGTTCCTCGGCGGCGCGGTCGCGATCCACGTGCGCAGCGAGACGCCGTTCTGGTTCCCGCTGGTGATCGCCGCGATGCTCTGGGGCTCGCTCGCCCTGCGCGACGCGCGCGTGATCGCGCTCTTGCGAGGGAAGTGA
- a CDS encoding AAA family ATPase, which yields MTPDVVRHHLRALSEQIGRVVYGAEEHTRLAFVAIAVRGHVLLEGVPGTGKTLFAQCLSRALGLPMRRLQCTPDLMPGDVLGANVFDFRTQTFHLTQGPVFTEVLLADEINRTPPKTQSALLEAMQERSVTIDGTTHSLSERFTVIATQNPVEQEGTYPLPEAQLDRFLFKLDVGYPAFEQELRAVLTHGGQAGMPPIDALGIEPVMDPQQIDQLRTMPGRVHLDPKIGEYVVGLARATRQHPALAVGLSPRAATMLAAAARAAALCAGRDFVVPDDVKSLFVPLAHHRVVITPSAEMEGVRVETALAEILAQIAPPR from the coding sequence ATGACCCCGGACGTGGTGCGGCATCACCTGCGCGCGCTGAGCGAGCAGATCGGGCGCGTGGTGTACGGCGCGGAGGAGCACACGCGCCTCGCGTTCGTGGCGATCGCGGTGCGCGGCCACGTGCTGCTCGAGGGCGTGCCGGGCACCGGCAAGACGCTCTTCGCGCAGTGCCTGAGCCGCGCGCTGGGCCTCCCGATGCGGCGCCTGCAGTGCACGCCCGATCTGATGCCCGGCGACGTGCTCGGCGCGAACGTCTTCGACTTCCGGACCCAGACGTTCCACCTGACGCAGGGCCCGGTGTTCACCGAGGTCCTGCTCGCCGACGAGATCAACCGCACGCCGCCGAAGACGCAGAGCGCGCTGCTCGAGGCGATGCAGGAGCGCAGCGTCACGATCGACGGCACGACGCACTCGCTCTCCGAGCGCTTCACGGTGATCGCGACGCAGAACCCGGTGGAGCAGGAGGGCACGTACCCGCTGCCCGAGGCGCAGCTCGATCGCTTCTTGTTCAAGCTCGACGTGGGCTATCCCGCGTTCGAGCAGGAGCTGCGCGCGGTGCTCACGCACGGCGGGCAGGCGGGCATGCCGCCGATCGACGCGCTCGGGATCGAGCCGGTGATGGACCCGCAGCAGATCGATCAGCTGCGCACGATGCCGGGGCGCGTGCACCTCGACCCGAAGATCGGCGAGTACGTGGTCGGGCTCGCGCGCGCGACGCGACAGCACCCGGCGCTCGCGGTCGGGCTCTCGCCGCGCGCGGCGACGATGCTCGCGGCGGCGGCGCGCGCGGCGGCGCTCTGTGCCGGGCGCGACTTCGTGGTGCCCGACGACGTGAAGAGCCTGTTCGTGCCGCTCGCCCATCATCGCGTGGTGATCACGCCGAGCGCGGAGATGGAGGGCGTGCGCGTGGAGACGGCGCTCGCCGAGATCCTCGCGCAGATTGCGCCGCCCCGCTGA
- a CDS encoding alpha/beta fold hydrolase — protein MTSFVTSKDGTRIAFDRRGRGAPVIVVGGILCDRDRTRPLAHELASRLTAIDYDRRGRGESGNRAPCSLEREIEDIAALIAEVGGSAAVYGHSSGAALALNAAVRGLAITKLVLHEPPYGGDDDESVRGARGLAEQVRDLLHEDRRAEAITTFLGAAGVPPEMIEAMARDPKMLAMAPTMLHDFEVMGELRTGGVIPRELVRAIRIPTLVLAGTESAPFFRDTAKRIAELLPDGRYQVLDGQDHGAAPDVVAPIVATFVA, from the coding sequence ATGACGAGCTTCGTCACGTCGAAGGACGGCACGCGCATCGCGTTCGATCGTCGCGGGCGAGGCGCCCCGGTGATCGTCGTGGGAGGCATCCTGTGTGATCGCGATCGCACCCGCCCGCTCGCGCACGAGCTCGCGAGCCGGCTGACGGCGATCGACTACGACCGTCGCGGTCGCGGCGAGAGCGGCAATCGAGCGCCGTGCTCGCTCGAGCGCGAGATCGAGGACATCGCCGCGCTGATCGCCGAGGTCGGTGGGAGCGCGGCGGTCTACGGTCACTCGTCGGGCGCGGCGCTCGCGCTGAACGCTGCGGTGCGCGGGCTCGCGATCACCAAGCTCGTGCTGCACGAGCCCCCGTACGGCGGAGACGACGACGAGAGCGTGCGCGGCGCGCGAGGGCTCGCGGAGCAGGTGCGCGACCTGCTGCACGAGGACCGGCGCGCCGAGGCGATCACGACGTTCCTCGGCGCGGCAGGGGTCCCGCCCGAGATGATCGAGGCGATGGCGCGCGACCCGAAGATGCTCGCGATGGCGCCCACGATGCTCCACGACTTCGAGGTGATGGGCGAGCTGCGAACCGGCGGCGTCATCCCGCGCGAGCTGGTGCGCGCGATCCGGATCCCGACGCTCGTGCTCGCAGGCACCGAGAGCGCGCCGTTCTTCCGCGACACCGCGAAGCGCATCGCGGAGCTGCTCCCCGACGGACGCTACCAAGTGCTCGACGGGCAGGACCACGGCGCCGCGCCCGACGTGGTCGCGCCGATCGTCGCGACGTTCGTCGCCTGA
- a CDS encoding DUF4129 domain-containing protein has translation MRGLATVIAAGASIMLALAVVPAAAQEDPAAVAARVREQGGYPADVTVLVPEHESGGAPEGAEGAGRGPRGETSIDGERESPDPGPQVELPFARPLMDWLASVLASLSGPLGYVFLALGLAVLALVIVFFAASMRFRAPRLEASARDESVGEAAIDPLLVGTGESADALAAQGRWREAIHALFLDSLGRVGGAEGRHRSRTARELVRAIDGRRAGRAELESLLDLTERVWFGARDADETQFRDARALADAVPRGAVIEEDAS, from the coding sequence ATGCGCGGCCTCGCCACGGTGATCGCTGCGGGCGCGAGCATCATGCTCGCGCTCGCAGTCGTTCCGGCGGCGGCGCAGGAGGATCCCGCGGCGGTTGCTGCGCGGGTGCGCGAGCAGGGCGGATATCCCGCGGACGTCACGGTGCTGGTGCCCGAGCACGAGTCGGGCGGCGCGCCCGAGGGGGCCGAGGGCGCGGGTCGCGGGCCGCGCGGCGAGACGTCGATCGACGGCGAGCGCGAGTCGCCCGATCCCGGGCCGCAGGTGGAGCTGCCCTTCGCGCGGCCGCTGATGGACTGGCTCGCGAGCGTGCTCGCGTCGCTCTCGGGGCCGCTCGGGTACGTGTTCCTCGCGCTGGGCCTCGCGGTGCTCGCGCTGGTGATCGTGTTCTTCGCGGCGAGCATGCGCTTCCGCGCGCCGCGCCTCGAGGCGAGCGCGCGCGACGAGAGCGTGGGCGAGGCCGCGATCGATCCGCTGCTGGTCGGCACCGGGGAGAGCGCGGACGCGCTCGCGGCGCAGGGCCGGTGGCGCGAGGCGATCCACGCGCTCTTCCTCGACTCGCTGGGGCGGGTCGGAGGCGCGGAGGGGCGCCATCGTTCGCGCACCGCGCGCGAGCTGGTCCGCGCGATCGACGGACGTCGTGCCGGGCGCGCGGAGCTCGAGTCGCTGCTCGATCTGACCGAGCGCGTGTGGTTCGGCGCGCGCGACGCCGACGAGACGCAGTTCCGGGATGCGCGCGCGCTCGCCGACGCGGTGCCGCGCGGCGCGGTGATCGAGGAGGACGCGTCGTGA
- a CDS encoding VOC family protein, translated as MTIQQVDPYLSFDGDAAAAIALYERALGAQVERIMRYGDVKEFASVPGHAARVMHCVLRLGASRVLLSDAPPGMEVATASRVHVSLDFDDAAEAAAKFDALAAGGRVLYPLHDTFFGAKLGGLTDRFGISWTFHCAAAPTKA; from the coding sequence ATGACGATCCAGCAGGTCGATCCCTACCTCTCGTTCGACGGTGATGCCGCGGCCGCGATCGCGCTCTACGAGCGCGCGCTCGGCGCGCAGGTCGAGCGGATCATGCGCTACGGCGACGTGAAGGAGTTCGCGTCGGTGCCGGGCCATGCGGCGCGCGTGATGCACTGCGTGCTCCGCCTCGGCGCGTCGCGCGTCCTGCTCAGCGATGCACCGCCCGGCATGGAGGTCGCGACGGCGAGCCGCGTCCACGTGTCGCTCGACTTCGACGACGCCGCCGAGGCCGCTGCGAAGTTCGACGCGCTCGCCGCGGGCGGGCGCGTGCTCTACCCGCTCCACGACACGTTCTTCGGCGCGAAGCTCGGTGGGCTCACCGATCGCTTCGGCATCTCGTGGACGTTCCACTGCGCCGCCGCGCCGACCAAGGCCTGA
- a CDS encoding RNA polymerase sigma factor has protein sequence MSELAWIGTALGAARPQVVGALLRYFRDLDLAEEAYQEACLRALKNWPQNGPPRDPASWLIFVGRNAAMDVVRRRKKQRDLPDEDAISDTDDAETSLAEGLDGAQYRDDVLRLLFICVHPEIPATQQIALALRIVCGLSVPQIARAFLVSEAAMEQRITRAKARIADANVPYETPGAPERAERLSAVASVLYLMFNEGYSAPNGESASARAPLCDEAIRLARILMRLFRHEPEIMGLTSLFLLQHARSAARFDAHGEIVLLEAQDRSRWDRALIDEGLALLDKALRHRRPDPYQVQAAIAALHARASRPEDTDWAQIDRLYATLERLAPSPVITLNRAVAVSKTRGAADALAMIEPLAPKLSGYFHFFGLKGALLLQLGRDAEARTAFGQAIALARTPAEAAHIRMHLDRLQADAKG, from the coding sequence TGCCTCCGCGCGCTCAAGAATTGGCCGCAGAACGGGCCGCCGCGCGATCCCGCGTCGTGGCTCATCTTCGTCGGGCGCAACGCCGCGATGGACGTCGTGCGGCGCCGCAAGAAGCAGCGCGACCTCCCCGACGAGGACGCGATCTCCGACACCGACGACGCCGAGACGTCGCTCGCGGAAGGGCTCGACGGAGCGCAGTACCGCGACGACGTCCTGCGTCTGCTCTTCATCTGCGTTCACCCGGAGATCCCCGCGACGCAGCAGATCGCGCTCGCGCTGCGCATCGTGTGTGGGCTCTCGGTGCCGCAGATCGCGCGCGCGTTCCTCGTCAGCGAGGCCGCGATGGAGCAGCGCATCACGCGCGCGAAGGCGCGCATCGCGGACGCGAACGTGCCGTACGAGACGCCCGGCGCGCCCGAGCGCGCGGAGCGCCTGAGCGCGGTCGCGTCGGTGCTCTACCTGATGTTCAACGAGGGCTACTCCGCGCCGAACGGCGAGAGCGCGAGCGCGCGCGCTCCGCTGTGCGACGAGGCGATCCGTCTCGCGCGCATCTTGATGCGCCTGTTCCGCCACGAGCCCGAGATCATGGGGCTCACCTCGCTCTTCTTGCTGCAGCACGCGCGCAGCGCGGCGCGCTTCGACGCGCACGGCGAGATCGTCCTGCTCGAGGCGCAGGATCGCAGCCGCTGGGATCGCGCGCTGATCGACGAGGGCCTCGCGCTGCTCGACAAGGCGCTGCGCCATCGTCGTCCCGATCCGTATCAGGTGCAGGCCGCGATCGCGGCGCTCCACGCGCGCGCGTCGCGCCCCGAGGACACCGACTGGGCGCAGATCGATCGGCTCTACGCGACGCTCGAGCGACTCGCTCCGTCGCCCGTGATCACGCTGAACCGCGCGGTCGCGGTGTCGAAGACGCGCGGCGCGGCGGACGCGCTCGCGATGATCGAGCCCCTCGCGCCGAAGCTCTCCGGGTACTTCCACTTCTTCGGGCTGAAGGGCGCGCTGCTCCTGCAGCTCGGACGCGACGCCGAGGCGCGCACCGCGTTCGGCCAGGCGATCGCGCTCGCGCGCACCCCCGCGGAGGCGGCCCACATCCGGATGCACCTCGACCGTCTCCAGGCCGACGCGAAGGGCTGA
- a CDS encoding DNA translocase FtsK codes for MSAHESTIGVLATTEGGRRHEVLGILSGAATTLLALSLYTYDARGGENWIGPVGEWIANIAATAFGAAAWVVPFELSLLTIRLFQRRRSPVGLAHLASTLVIVLVGCAMVHLAMPGEEVLGGHLPGGMFGEVLGEVLRSLLGLVGAFVVGTAVILVTMVLRTSFSIVGAARTVFGGAAAGASAAREWTSSVWEAWQEAREIERREREEEAARNAPRIVVPGASQSEADEELEEEAIAEEDLAPVEPAPEPVVVEKKAKKSRAKKEKPATIDTTPAAKPAKAARVAAPVIEEEDEEEIVASAEEAYEEDEVEEPAPPPLPSKRPSKPAPAVAAKAEPVAKGPTIVAPRADVVKQEPARESDEIEQKGEYVMPPTSLLDSPPSQQIEIDAATLQNNAVRLVQKLEAYGVKGRVDEIHPGPVVTMYELEPESGTKVSKIAGLADDLAMALAAQKVRIVAPIPGKARVGFELPNKHRQTVFLRDILEDRRWEENAEKAALPTAFGKDIAGQPVYGDLAKMPHLLVAGATGAGKSVGLNVMLCSLLMKRTPEEVRMLMIDPKVVELAVFDGIPHMLLPVVTDMKKASLALRWAVDEMERRYQLFADAGARNITTYNERVEKVLRGELAPEKLAPKKAGKQKAIGADGEDVYLNPVDDEAADAVPMPTKLPYVVVVVDEFADLMMVAAKDVEAAIARLAQKARAAGIHVILATQRPSVDVITGMIKANFPARIAFKVSQREDSKTILGRIGAEHLLGQGDMLMIPPGASDLRRVHSAYVSEHEVQGLCDHLREQGKPVYDEKILAPRDEESGEVLGDDGPSHSDDPLYDRAVACVATAGYCSISHIQRQLGIGYNKAAKLVEKMEAEGVVGPATGKAGGRREVLINAL; via the coding sequence ATGAGTGCGCACGAATCCACCATCGGAGTGCTGGCGACGACGGAGGGCGGACGTCGTCACGAGGTGCTCGGCATCCTGAGCGGCGCGGCGACCACGTTGCTCGCGCTCTCGCTCTACACCTACGACGCGCGCGGCGGCGAGAACTGGATCGGCCCGGTCGGCGAGTGGATCGCCAACATCGCGGCGACCGCGTTCGGCGCGGCCGCGTGGGTCGTGCCGTTCGAGCTCTCGCTGCTGACGATTCGTCTCTTCCAGCGACGTCGCTCGCCGGTCGGCCTCGCGCACCTCGCGAGCACGCTCGTGATCGTGCTGGTCGGCTGCGCGATGGTGCACCTCGCGATGCCGGGCGAAGAGGTGCTCGGTGGGCACCTGCCGGGCGGCATGTTCGGCGAGGTGCTCGGCGAGGTGCTGCGCTCGCTGCTCGGGCTCGTCGGCGCGTTCGTCGTCGGGACCGCGGTGATCCTGGTGACGATGGTGCTGCGCACGTCGTTCTCGATCGTCGGCGCGGCGCGCACGGTGTTCGGCGGCGCGGCCGCGGGCGCGAGCGCGGCGCGCGAGTGGACGAGCTCGGTCTGGGAGGCGTGGCAGGAAGCGCGCGAGATCGAGCGTCGCGAGCGCGAGGAGGAAGCGGCGCGGAACGCGCCGCGCATCGTGGTCCCAGGCGCGTCGCAGTCGGAGGCCGACGAGGAGCTCGAAGAGGAAGCGATCGCCGAGGAGGACCTCGCGCCGGTCGAGCCCGCGCCCGAGCCCGTCGTCGTCGAGAAGAAGGCGAAGAAGTCGCGCGCGAAGAAGGAGAAGCCCGCGACGATCGACACCACGCCGGCCGCGAAGCCGGCGAAGGCCGCGCGCGTGGCCGCGCCGGTGATCGAAGAGGAAGACGAGGAAGAGATCGTCGCGAGCGCCGAGGAGGCATACGAGGAGGACGAGGTCGAGGAGCCCGCCCCTCCCCCGCTGCCGAGCAAGCGCCCCAGCAAGCCCGCCCCCGCGGTGGCTGCGAAGGCCGAGCCGGTCGCGAAGGGCCCGACGATCGTCGCGCCGCGCGCCGACGTCGTGAAGCAGGAGCCCGCGCGCGAGAGCGACGAGATCGAACAGAAGGGCGAGTACGTGATGCCGCCCACCTCGCTGCTCGACTCGCCCCCGTCGCAGCAGATCGAGATCGACGCCGCGACGCTGCAGAACAACGCGGTGCGCCTGGTGCAGAAGCTCGAGGCGTACGGCGTGAAGGGCCGCGTCGACGAGATCCACCCGGGGCCCGTCGTCACGATGTACGAGCTCGAGCCCGAGAGCGGCACGAAGGTCAGCAAGATCGCGGGGCTCGCCGACGATCTCGCGATGGCGCTCGCCGCGCAGAAGGTCCGCATCGTGGCGCCGATCCCGGGCAAGGCGCGCGTCGGGTTCGAGCTGCCGAACAAGCACCGACAGACCGTCTTCCTGCGCGACATCCTCGAGGATCGCCGCTGGGAGGAGAACGCGGAGAAGGCCGCGCTGCCCACCGCGTTCGGCAAGGACATCGCGGGCCAGCCGGTCTACGGCGATCTCGCGAAGATGCCGCACCTGCTCGTCGCGGGCGCGACCGGCGCGGGCAAGAGCGTCGGTCTGAACGTGATGCTCTGCTCGCTGCTGATGAAGCGGACGCCCGAAGAAGTGCGGATGTTGATGATCGACCCGAAGGTGGTCGAGCTCGCGGTGTTCGACGGGATCCCGCACATGCTCCTTCCGGTCGTCACCGACATGAAGAAGGCCAGCCTCGCGCTGAGGTGGGCAGTCGACGAGATGGAGCGTCGATATCAGCTCTTCGCCGACGCGGGCGCGCGCAACATCACGACGTACAACGAGCGCGTCGAGAAGGTGCTGCGCGGAGAGCTCGCGCCCGAGAAGCTCGCGCCGAAGAAGGCGGGCAAGCAGAAGGCGATCGGCGCCGACGGCGAGGACGTCTATCTCAATCCCGTCGACGACGAGGCCGCGGACGCGGTGCCGATGCCGACGAAGCTGCCGTACGTCGTGGTGGTGGTCGACGAGTTCGCGGACCTGATGATGGTCGCGGCGAAGGACGTGGAAGCGGCGATCGCGCGATTGGCGCAGAAGGCGCGCGCGGCGGGCATCCACGTGATCCTCGCGACGCAGCGTCCGTCGGTCGACGTGATCACCGGCATGATCAAGGCGAACTTCCCGGCGCGCATCGCGTTCAAGGTGAGCCAGCGCGAGGACAGCAAGACGATCCTCGGGCGCATCGGCGCGGAGCACCTGCTCGGTCAGGGGGACATGCTGATGATCCCGCCGGGCGCGAGCGACCTGCGCCGCGTGCACAGCGCGTACGTGTCGGAGCACGAGGTGCAGGGGCTCTGCGATCACCTGCGCGAGCAGGGCAAGCCGGTGTACGACGAGAAGATCCTCGCGCCGCGCGACGAAGAGAGCGGCGAGGTGCTGGGCGACGACGGTCCGTCGCACTCGGACGATCCTCTTTATGACCGCGCGGTCGCGTGCGTGGCGACGGCCGGATACTGCTCGATCTCGCACATCCAGCGGCAGCTGGGCATTGGCTACAACAAGGCCGCGAAGCTGGTCGAGAAGATGGAAGCGGAGGGCGTGGTCGGGCCGGCGACGGGCAAGGCGGGTGGGCGCCGAGAGGTGTTGATCAACGCACTGTGA